DNA from Denticeps clupeoides chromosome 7, fDenClu1.1, whole genome shotgun sequence:
TCGTCACGCATACTTCTTAATAAAAAGTCATGTTAATTTGCCTCGGGCACAATCAcggccccctttttttttgttgtttgtgccAGTCCCGAGTTCTTTAGAGGgacagtgctgtgctgctggctCGATTTTAATTTGAATGTAGCATCCTTGGCCTTAGCAACAGACCCTGGTCCCTTTGTGCATCTTCACATTGGTTGCTATGGAGACTGTCCCCGCTCATGCCCCGTCATCCGGGCTTAACCAGCATCTGACTCCCAGGTTGCTACACGGCTTTCAGGTTCCCACCGAGTTGCCTGAGCGCTTTGGCAAGAGTTTACCAGGCCAGGTGGCCCAGAGACCGAGAACAAAGGCCTCACCTCCTGCCCATTTAAACCAGGGACACCCGAGTGCAGAAAAGCCCCTTTAATTGTAGAGACGCCGTCTGGACCTGGGCCAGAGCTGCCGGGAACCGTGGACTTGTTTAGACCGTTGGTTTACCTTCGTCATGTGAACGGCAATGGTGCGCATGCAGGTGAAGGAAGTGTGTGACGCGGTCCCCCATTTATGCCTGTGGTATTCATGGtgacccacacaaacacacacacacacacacctttatgtTCCAGGTGAAGTGTAGCTCGTGCTCGGGGGATGTTTACACGTAAACAGACCGAGCAGAGCTGATCTGGGCTCCAGCGGACGGGTGTGCGTGGGAAAAAGTTATTTTGTGGGAAAACTGCCCGCAGTGATTAGTACAACTTCTCGAGGTCAGATGTTACATTTAACAAAGTCTCTTGTATATTATctaaaaaatatgtatacacATGTATACAAAGTTCATAAAACACTAAGTATTTAGTAAGCCAGTGGTTTAAGGAACCTGGTGACTGGTAGAGAACCAAGTTCTTGCTGGTCGGacaggaaagaggaaaaaaggttgataatgtaaataaaaacaaaatccaAGTAGTTCCAGTCATTCACATTTCTCactaattaattttaaaaaagtccCTAAATGGGGAATTTTATTGCGGTATACTAATGTTTaacattgtcaaaaaaaaaaatgaattatgtagtattaatatgtaataaagGATTTGGCCAATATTTGAAGCAATGACCATATTAAACCAAGACAAACTTGTTAGAAGTTCCACACATCGGTGTTATTCTGGTATGGCTGCTGGCGGTCCCCGGCTTCCGGCGTTTCTGCTAATTTCCCTTCTGGAACAATGCAGCTGCCTCCCCGGCAGCGAAGATCTGCTGGACAATGGGGGAACGGCGGCAGCATCCGGTGTCCTGTTACACTGCGCTGACCGTAGCGACCACGACTTGCAGACCCTCGTAACAACTGCACATTTACAAGGCCCCTGGTAGCTGATCCATTACAGGCCGTAAATCTCCTACGAACTCGTTTGTCTCCTTTTCCAGAACTTATTCCATGTGCGACACCGCAGGCTGTAAGTGACCGAATAAGGTTGAGCGGTGCtggcggggagagagaggggagttTAGCGCTCTGGATGGAAGGTGGCCGGGGTGGGGAGGGTGGGGTCGTCCCTTTTCCTTCCTGGGGAGCTGGAGACAGCCGTCCGGGCCCAGGCATCGGCGAGCTTCAACCGTCCTGCGTCACCTCTCCTCTCGGCCCTACCGGTTATCTGCGGCCCCGCTGTAAAAACCGCATCACACCACAAACCCCTTCCCCAGCCTTTCATGTGTAAAACGtacattcatataaaaaaaaaaaaaagtggtttagGACTCATTCTCTGCGGCTTCGTTGACGTGGTTAAAGTCTCCTTTTGATAGATTGTTTGGCTGAGGGTGAGGATGAGAGGCACcctcgggggggtggggggggtctctTTAGTTAACTACTGCAGCTGTATGCAAATGTGCACTgcaaacatatttaaaatgtacccGGCGGAGGCCTTCAGGCCGCATGAAAGGACACCTCATTGTTATGCTGAAGGGGGTGCTGGGGGGGTAAAGTGGGACCAAATGACCACACACAGATTTCAATTTACTAATCAGCAGCGCGTTTTCTCTCGCTTCACCTTCCTGCGCTCTGTCTGTGCCCGCTGGCGCCCTGGCAGCCACCACCGGCTCTGATTAGGTCGTCcattcagcctttttttttttttttttttttttttttttaatgccgtCTGATCCCTTTACCAACCCCAACCGCCTGCCTCTCTAAACAAACACGGCGCCGGGGGCCccgtacattaaaaaaacatctgctgGGAGTCCGTTCGGCAAACCAATCAGGCCGGGCAGCCTTCAAGGTAATAGGAATAAAGCAccggctttgtgtgtgtgtgttttaggtctATAAACCTTACAAACCTCTGTTAAGATACGGATCACAAGCGAGGCCGTTTTTCGGCAGTAAAACAGTTCAGTTGGGGGAGAGTGTGTTGGCCGCCATTAAATAGAgcgcgtgtgtttgtgcaccGGTTGCAACATGTTAAGACACGTGGCTGCGACAAAGCAACGTGCGACAGGTGTCTTCTCACCTGAGTTGAAACAGAGAAGTGAGTGGGGCCTGTCGGCCCGGCATCTGATTGtcgtgtgtgtgggttttttttttttttttttttttttgggatgggGGGTGAATCGGCCCTTTTAAACTGTTCTGCTGTAGAGTGCAGCCTCGCACCTGCTCGGTCTTATCTATCACAAAGGACCCCCTAATCCCCGGCCCTATTATTTAAGTGTGTCCGCGCTTGGGGGGTGGAGGTGTGTAGTTGGGTTGAACCCAGCCACCCCCTCCATCCCCGGCTCTACTGTTAAGTTAACCAGTAGGCCTCTGTACCCCTTTGTGTCTCTCGCCCCGGCACGTCCCTGGCCGGAGGGGTGGATGGTGCCGAGTGGCGCTTCTATTCATAAAACGTCATTGCTGTGGTTCTCCGCGTCCCATTCAACACCCCGAGTTTGAGAGAGTTTACAGGATTGGTGGTTGGGGAGGTGGGGTGGGGCTGTCCGCCTCAGTCTTTGTTCTGTTTTCGGGGAGATGCTTTGAGGGTGCCAGAGCAGTTGCCATGGCGAGTTTGAAAGGCGGCACAAGAGGCCTTTATTCAGCCGGAGCCCCATTGGCTTGTTtaactcaagtttttttttaatcagactaAACGAGCTCTCTGGCGCACAAAAGACGTCCGAAGCTTTTTGTGTTCGAATCAGAATACAGCATCCGTTAAACTGATGGCGTAACATGTCTAAAGTCTGTGAAAGAGATGTCTGATCTGCCTTTTCTCTTTGTTCCTCAGACATACATCTTCACTGATGGAGAGGACGAAGAGCTGAAGAAAAAAGTTGGTAAGTTTCCGTTTTTGTGGACTTCACACATCTTTGCGGAGCAGTCCATTTAATCCCCATGAACAGTCTCGCGCTAAGCTCCTTGGGCTAGCTCTAGCAGATGCTATTAAGGAGTTTGGGGATGGCTCTCTTGCCATGGGCATGGATTTTTAGTTGAATCGAAGATGAATGTTGAGTACCTCATGTTGTTTCTGCAGGGAGCCACGCCATCAACACCAACTGCTCAGCAGCCCACAGTCGCCAAGCCCTGTCCTGCAAGATGGCTGTGGAGTACGACAAGTTCATCGAGTCAGGGAAGAAGTAAGTGCCACGTAACTAATCTTTAAACCTAATCTTAGATTAAGCGACCCTCTAGATTGAGATGTTTGGCGTGGAAAGCATTCATGCTAACAGCTATAAAACAAAATGGAGGTAATCTCTGTCGATATCAGATCCAATTTTTGATATTttccaaatgttcattttgtataGGGTTTATTAGGTGTAATCTGCCTTTATCTGTTAATGAGTGATTAGCTCATGGACTTCTCATTTGCACAATTCCTCGAATGTTCactcttttcttcctctcgtAGGTGGTTCTGCCACGTGGACGATGATAATTACGTGAATGTGAATGCTCTGGTGAAGCTTCTGTCCCACTACCCTCACACCCAGGACATGTACATTGGGAAGCCCAGCCTGGACAGGCCCATTGAGGCCACTGAGAGGcttggtgacaacaaaatggtGAGTTAAGCCTAGACGTTCACCCAAGTCATGACAGTGACAGGttgttatattgtaataaaaGTCTCATCGGAGAATTCTGTGTTATTTCAGAGGCCTGTACATTTCTGGTTTGCTACTGGAGGTGCTGGTTTCTGTGTGAGCCGTGGTTTGGCTTTGAAGATGAGCCCATGGGCAAGGTAAGACAACCTTATTGGGCAATGTTATAGATAAATTAAACGTTGATGTTCAAATCCAGGCTTTAGTAGCTAAGGGTCTTCTTCCTTCTCACCAGTGGTGGCCACTTCATGAACACTGCAGAAAAGATCCGTCTCCCTGATGACTGCACCATTGGTTATATTATCGAGTCTGTGCTTGGGGTTCCTCTGACCAGGAGCAACCTCTTTCACTCTCACCTAGAGAACCTACAACAAGTGTCCAGAACAGAAATACACAAACAGGTGAGTACTTTGCATGTTTGGATGACTTTTGGCACAAGAAAGCTGTGGTGTAGATTTTTACTT
Protein-coding regions in this window:
- the lfng gene encoding beta-1,3-N-acetylglucosaminyltransferase lunatic fringe is translated as MLKSSGRRTQAAVAGAAVGCLALLLLLLLVAQLHRTRADGAQHGSEVGMRSLQSLRDASPDQSRGFSAYFSKLARSRRAVETPNASPAAADEPPAEDIGADDVFIAVKTTKKFHRSRLDLLLETWISRNTRQTYIFTDGEDEELKKKVGSHAINTNCSAAHSRQALSCKMAVEYDKFIESGKKWFCHVDDDNYVNVNALVKLLSHYPHTQDMYIGKPSLDRPIEATERLGDNKMRPVHFWFATGGAGFCVSRGLALKMSPWASGGHFMNTAEKIRLPDDCTIGYIIESVLGVPLTRSNLFHSHLENLQQVSRTEIHKQVTLSYGMFENKRNIINLKGAFPVEEDPSRFKSVHCLLYPDTPWCPPQVAL